Genomic DNA from Chrysiogenia bacterium:
AGCTGGGGCGCCGCGACGGCAAAAAGATTCTCTACCTGCTCGACGAGCCCACGACCGGCCTGCACGGCGCCGACGTAGCCAAGCTCCTGCGGGTGCTCGACCGGCTGGTGACGCGCGGCAACACGGTGCTGGTCATCGAACACAATCTGGACGTGCTCGCCCGCGCCGACTGGCTCATTGACCTTGGGCCCGAAGGCGGCGATGGTGGAGGGCAAATCGTCGCGGCGGGGCCGCCCGAGGAAGTCTCCCGGGTGAAGCAATCCCATACCGGACATTATTTGAAAGAGTATTTCGACGCCGGCGCGCGTGCGGCCCGTCCGCACTGAGCCCGGCGCTCATCAAGGCCTATGTGGGTTGATCTGATCGCGCTCTTTGTTCTGGCGTTCTTCTGCGCCGCGGGGTACTTCCGCGGTTTCGTCTCGCTGCTTTTCAGTTTCATCGGACTGCTCGCCACCTATGTCGGCACGCCGCACCTGGCGCGCTGGATCGAGACGAGCACCGACTGGTCCGCGCTCGATCCCCAGTCGCGCTACTGGGTGGTGCTCGCCGGCGCGGCATCGATCCTCTACTTCGGCTGCAACTTCATCGGTCTGGTGGTTTCCCACTTCGTCGTGGGCAAGGAAGAACACCACAAGCGCCGCGACCGCATCATGGGCCTGGGGCTCGGCCTGATTCAGGGCGGCGTGATCGCGCTGTTTCTGGCCTGCCTGGTGGGCGCGACGCCCAAGGCCATGCGCGAGGACTCCGGCTGGGTCGACGATCAGGTGCGCGGCTCACGCCTGGTAGACGCGGTCGATCCCTGGAACCCGATCCTCGAGCGCCGCAAGGAACTCGAGTGGCTCACTGAGCTGGGCGACGTCATGAAGATGCTCTCCGATCCCAACCTCATCGAGGACCTCGAACTCTCGAAGACGGCCAAGGAGGCCCTCAGCGACCCGGCCATCAAGGAAGTGCTCACCGACAACAAGCTCATCGATGCGCTGCGTAGCCAGGACTACACCGAGCTCTTCAGCAAGGAGCGCTGGCGAGGCGTGATGGAGAACGAAGAGCTGCGCGAGGCCGTCGAGAGCATCGATCTCGAAACCATCCGCACCGAGATCGAGGACGCCCAGGCCGAGCGCGCCGGCAAGATCGAAGACATCATCGAAGAAGAAGAGTAGGGGCGGCGCGATCGCTGTTCCTCGAATTCCTTGGTCTCAAAAGACTTGTCATTCTGAGCGTAGCGAAGAATCGGCTGGAGCCGGCTCGGACGCGATTCTTCAGGGCGCTTTGCGCCCTTCAGAATGACACCTGACTTGCATGTGCTCTTTTTCCTGGCCTGTCTTCCGACCTATGCTGCCTGCCATGCGAATCGCCTTCTACAGGGACGTGCGCGCCGTGGGCGGGGAGGTCTTCCTCGTGGGCGGCGCGGTGCGCGACCGGTTGCTGGGGCGGCAGACCAAGGACATCGACGTGCTGGTGCGCGGCGTTCCGGCCGAGCAGCTCCATGGGATTCTCTCGCGCCACGGACGGGTGGAGGCCACGGGGCGGAGCTTCGCGGTGTTCAAGTTCATCGTCGCGCCGGGCGAGGCCATCGATGTGGCGCTTCCCAGGGTCGAGCGCTCCACCGGGGTGGGGCATGCCGACTTCGACGTGCAGGCCGATCCGGGTCTCAAAGTCGAAGACGATCTGGGCCGCCGCGATTTCACCATCAACGCCATCGCCCAGGAAGTGGTTTCGGAAAACCTGGAGCTGGGCGCGCTGGTCGATCCCTTCGGCGGGGTAGCCGACATCGAGAAAAAACTGCTGCGCGCGGTCTTCGAGCGCGCCTTTGAAGAGGATGCCCTGCGCGTGCTGCGCGGCGTGCAGTTTGCCGCGCGTTTTGGTCTCGACGTCGAGCCCGCGACGCTCTCCCTGATGCGTGCGGCCGCGCCGTTGCTGCCCACGCTCTCGCCCGAGCGCGTGATTCAGGAGATCGGCAAGCTGCTGGGCGCGCCGCGCCCCTCGGTGGGCTTTCGCCTGATGCACGAGTGCGGCGCACTGGCAACGCTCTTTCCCGAACTCGAGGCCATGCGCGGCGTCGCGCAGCCCCCGGAGTTCCACATCGCCGACGTCTTCGACCACACCATGCTCGTGTTGGACAACGCGGCGACCGATTCGCGGCTGCGCAAACCCGGCGACGTGGAGACCCTGCTCGCCGCGCTCTACCACGACGTGGGGAAGCCCCCGACGAAAGGAACGCATCCCGACAACGGGCGCATCACCTTCTTCGGGCACGAGAACATCTCCGCCGATGTCACGCGCAAGCGCCTCGTGCACTGGAAGGCCGGCATGATCGGCGCCGATGTCGATCACGTTGTCACGCTGGTGCAGAATCACCTGTTCGCCTGGGGCGATGAAGTCAGCGACCGCGGAGTGCGGCGCTTCATTCGAAAAGTCGGCGCCGAGCTGGTCGACAAGATCATCGACCTGTGCATCGCCGATCTTCTCTCGGGCGCCATGCCCGAGCGCGTGGAGGGCGTGCTCGCCTTTCGCGAGAGAGTCGACGCCGAGCTCGCAAAAGAGCCCGCGCTCAGTATCCGCGACCTGGCCGTGGGCGGGCGCGACCTCATGGAAATCGGCTACCCCGCCGGCCCCGCGCTGGGAAAAGAACTCGCCCGCCTTTTTGAACTCGTCACCGACGATCCCGCCCTCAACGAGCGCGAAACCCTGTTGAGTCTCGTTCAGAAACCTGAATAGCCCCCTCTCCCAGCGGGAGAGGGTTGGGGAGAGGGAGAACCGCACATGTGACTGTTCTCCCTCTCCCAAGCGCGTCTTTCGCCGCACTTTTCCCTCTCCCGCTGGGAGAGGGGACGCGGAAGGTCATCTAGAGACACCGTTGGCATTCGTTTGACGCGGCGAGTAACAATGGCGGTCCCAGTTCGGATCGCCCGTATCGGCGACCGCAAGGGTCAACGCTATGCAACTTGAAAATGGACACGTATTAGAGCGCGTCCGGCGCGTTTCGACGCCGGTACCCTTTCCGCCCCAGCACATTCACAGCTATCTGATCCTGGCCGATGAGCCCATTCTCATCGACACCGGGATGAAGACGCCCCAGGCCTGGGAAGCGATTCAGAAGAATCTTGGCGAGCACGGGCTCGAGGTCTCCGACATCCGGCACCTGCTCATCACGCACGCGCACATCGACCACTACGGCCAGGCCAAGCGCATTCGCGAGGCCTCTGGCTGCAAGGTGTATTCCAACGTGCTGGAGGCCACCTACCTGCGCAGCGGGCGCGAGGGCGGCCACCGCGAGATGGACTCGCCCAACATGGCCTGGTTCTACGAGTGGGGCGTGCCGCAGGATCTGATCGAGCGGGATGTGCTCGGCCACAAGATGTCGGAAAAGGTGGCCGAGGCCGTTCCCGTGGACGTGACCTTCGACGACGGCGAGAAGTTTTCCATCTGCGACGTGACCTTCCGGCCCGTTTGGGTGCCCGGCCACGCCATTGGGCACACGGTCTACATCGTTGATGAGTGGAAGACCATGTTCTCTGCCGACCACCTGCTGCCCGACATCTCGCCGGTTCCGTTGCTCAATTTTCCCGACCCCACAAAGCGCGGCAAGACCCGCTCGCTAATCGAGTTCCTGGAATCGCTCAAGAAGATCGAGCACGAGGATATCATCGTCGCGCTTCCGGCCCACGGCGATCCCATCCTCGATCACCACACGCTCATCGACGGTTACCGCCTGGGGGTGGAGCGCCGGATGCTGCGCGTCAAACGCGCGCTCACTGAGGACGGCCCCATGACCGCCTTCGAGCTCTCCGAGCACATGTTCCGGCAGAAGGCGCGCATGATGATGTACCTGACCATGAGCGAAGCGGTCGGTTATCTGGAAATTCTAGAATCACAGGACAAGCTCGCAATTGAAAACCGCGAGGGCGTTCTGTACTATTCGCTCAAAGCCTGAGAAGAGGACCCGCGATGCGAGTCGCCAAGATTTCCGAACTGATCGGCAGCTCCGAAGAGAGCTGGGAAGACGCCTCCCGCACGGCCGTGCGCCGCGCGTCGGCGACCCTTGCGGGAATTTCCGGATTTGAAGTCCTGCGCAAGGGCATCGCCATCAAGAACGGCAAGTCCGAGTATCGCGTGCAGCTTCGGCTGATCTTCGAACTGGCGCCCGATTTCGAGATGCACGTCTAGGCTGGAGGGGAACCCCATGGCTGTTGCAGTTGTCACCCACATGATCGCGTCGAGCCCCACGAGCTGGGACGACGCCGCCCGTCGCGGCTTCGAGCGCGCCAAGCAAACGCTCCGCAACATCACCGGCCTCGAAGTGATCTCCGAGAAAGCCAAGGTCGTCAACGGCGAGATCCGCGAGTTCCGCGTCGCCATTAAAGTGACCTTCATCCTCGAAGAAAAAGGCGAGTAAGGAATCGCGCACTCGTGCGATCACGGTTCCTGTAGGGGCGGGGTCT
This window encodes:
- a CDS encoding MBL fold metallo-hydrolase is translated as MQLENGHVLERVRRVSTPVPFPPQHIHSYLILADEPILIDTGMKTPQAWEAIQKNLGEHGLEVSDIRHLLITHAHIDHYGQAKRIREASGCKVYSNVLEATYLRSGREGGHREMDSPNMAWFYEWGVPQDLIERDVLGHKMSEKVAEAVPVDVTFDDGEKFSICDVTFRPVWVPGHAIGHTVYIVDEWKTMFSADHLLPDISPVPLLNFPDPTKRGKTRSLIEFLESLKKIEHEDIIVALPAHGDPILDHHTLIDGYRLGVERRMLRVKRALTEDGPMTAFELSEHMFRQKARMMMYLTMSEAVGYLEILESQDKLAIENREGVLYYSLKA
- a CDS encoding CvpA family protein, coding for MWVDLIALFVLAFFCAAGYFRGFVSLLFSFIGLLATYVGTPHLARWIETSTDWSALDPQSRYWVVLAGAASILYFGCNFIGLVVSHFVVGKEEHHKRRDRIMGLGLGLIQGGVIALFLACLVGATPKAMREDSGWVDDQVRGSRLVDAVDPWNPILERRKELEWLTELGDVMKMLSDPNLIEDLELSKTAKEALSDPAIKEVLTDNKLIDALRSQDYTELFSKERWRGVMENEELREAVESIDLETIRTEIEDAQAERAGKIEDIIEEEE
- a CDS encoding dodecin domain-containing protein, which codes for MAVAVVTHMIASSPTSWDDAARRGFERAKQTLRNITGLEVISEKAKVVNGEIREFRVAIKVTFILEEKGE
- a CDS encoding dodecin domain-containing protein — protein: MRVAKISELIGSSEESWEDASRTAVRRASATLAGISGFEVLRKGIAIKNGKSEYRVQLRLIFELAPDFEMHV
- a CDS encoding HD domain-containing protein; protein product: MRIAFYRDVRAVGGEVFLVGGAVRDRLLGRQTKDIDVLVRGVPAEQLHGILSRHGRVEATGRSFAVFKFIVAPGEAIDVALPRVERSTGVGHADFDVQADPGLKVEDDLGRRDFTINAIAQEVVSENLELGALVDPFGGVADIEKKLLRAVFERAFEEDALRVLRGVQFAARFGLDVEPATLSLMRAAAPLLPTLSPERVIQEIGKLLGAPRPSVGFRLMHECGALATLFPELEAMRGVAQPPEFHIADVFDHTMLVLDNAATDSRLRKPGDVETLLAALYHDVGKPPTKGTHPDNGRITFFGHENISADVTRKRLVHWKAGMIGADVDHVVTLVQNHLFAWGDEVSDRGVRRFIRKVGAELVDKIIDLCIADLLSGAMPERVEGVLAFRERVDAELAKEPALSIRDLAVGGRDLMEIGYPAGPALGKELARLFELVTDDPALNERETLLSLVQKPE